One Manihot esculenta cultivar AM560-2 chromosome 18, M.esculenta_v8, whole genome shotgun sequence genomic window carries:
- the LOC110606654 gene encoding sucrose transport protein SUC2: MHMWQEESAHHVQYLQQKTYTSLDKPVPTLCKNSPIINPHAIYNPNHHFCFFFSVVFFSPPPPMEAADPRKEHKLTSDHSLPPPPPPPPPSSTSIRKIVAVASIAAGIQFGWALQLSLLTPYVQLLGIPHTWAAFIWLCGPISGMLVQPVVGYHSDRCTSRFGRRRPFIAAGAAFVAVAVFLIGFAADIGQLSGDPVAKSPKPRAIAVFVVGFWILDVANNMLQGPCRALLADLSGANQKKTRTANALFSFFMAVGNVLGYAAGSYTHLYKIFPFTKTKACDVYCANLKSCFFISIVLLLTLTVLALTYVREKQWSAEQGNTTAGDDEDEDGKSESSPMPFFGEIFAALKNLQRPMWILLLVTCLNWIAWFPFLLFDTDWMGREVYGGDSSGTAYQLKLYDRGVRAGALGLMLNSVVLGFTSLGVEALARGVGGVKRLWGIVNFVLAFCLCMTILITKLAESHRRFTTVAGGATIPLPPPGGIKAGALALFAVMGVPQAITYSIPFAMASIFCNTAGAGQGLSLGVLNLSIVIPQMVVSVASGPWDALFGGGNLPAFVVGAVAAAASGIFALTLLPSPQADIPSAKASMPAAFH; encoded by the exons ATGCACATGTGGCAAGAAGAATCTGCTCACCATGTACAGTATTTGCAACAGAAGACGTATACCAGTTTGGATAAGCCCGTACCCACTCTTTGCAAAAACTCCCCCATTATAAATCCCCATGCAATTTACAACCCAAACCAccacttctgcttcttcttctccgTTGTCTTCTTCTCACCACCACCACCCATGGAGGCTGCTGATCCTAGGAAAGAACACAAACTCACTTCTGATCactctcttcctcctcctcctcctccaccaccaccctcTTCAACCTCTATAAGAAAGATTGTAGCAGTGGCCTCTATAGCTGCTGGTATCCAGTTTGGCTGGGCCTTGCAGCTCTCTCTTTTAACCCCTTATGTTCAGCTTCTTGGTATCCCTCACACTTGGGCTGCTTTCATTTGGCTCTGTGGACCCATTTCTGGAATGCTTGTCCAGCCTGTTGTCGGCTACCACAGCGATCGTTGCACCTCCCGGTTTGGCCGCCGTCGTCCTTTTATTGCTGCTGGGGCTGCCTTCGTTGCTGTGGCTGTTTTCCTTATTGGTTTTGCTGCTGACATTGGCCAACTCTCTGGCGACCCTGTTGCTAAAAGCCCTAAACCACGAGCTATTGCTGTGTTTGTGGTCGGGTTCTGGATTCTTGACGTTGCTAATAACATGCTCCAGGGACCCTGCCGTGCCCTCCTCGCTGATCTTTCTGGTGCCAATCAGAAGAAGACACGTACAGCTAATGcactcttctccttcttcatGGCCGTCGGGAACGTTCTTGGCTACGCGGCGGGATCCTACACCCATTTATACAAAATCTTTCCATTCACAAAGACTAAAGCTTGCGACGTTTATTGTGCAAATCTGAAATCTTGTTTCTTTATCTCAATTGTCTTGCTTCTAACACTCACTGTATTAGCTCTCACTTACGTTCGCGAAAAGCAATGGTCTGCGGAACAGGGAAACACCACTGCCGGTGACGATGAGGATGAAGACGGGAAGTCGGAGTCTTCTCCGATGCCGTTCTTCGGTGAGATATTTGCTGCTTTAAAGAACCTTCAAAGGCCCATGTGGATCCTTCTTCTGGTAACGTGCCTGAACTGGATTGCATGGTTTCCATTTTTGTTGTTCGATACTGATTGGATGGGAAGGGAGGTCTACGGCGGAGATTCAAGCGGAACAGCCTATCAGTTAAAGCTGTACGACCGTGGTGTGCGCGCCGGTGCACTGGGTCTGATGCTTAACTCTGTGGTTTTGGGCTTCACCTCCCTCGGTGTGGAGGCGCTGGCGCGTGGGGTCGGAGGAGTGAAGAGACTGTGGGGTATAGTGAATTTCGTACTTGCATTTTGTTTGTGCATGACCATCCTGATCACAAAATTAGCTGAATCCCACAGAAGATTCACCACCGTAGCAGGCGGCGCCACCATTCCCTTGCCGCCACCCGGAGGCATCAAGGCCGGTGCATTGGCTCTCTTTGCGGTCATGGGTGTACCTCAAGCT ATAACTTACAGCATTCCTTTTGCAATGGCATCAATATTTTGTAACACTGCTGGTGCTGGTCAAG gacTTTCTTTGGGAgttctaaatctttcaatagtTATACCACAG ATGGTGGTGTCAGTAGCAAGTGGACCATGGGATGCATTATTTGGAGGAGGTAATCTACCAGCTTTCGTAGTGGGAGCGGTAGCAGCCGCAGCCAGTGGAATATTTGCACTCACCTTACTTCCATCTCCTCAAGCTGATATCCCCTCAGCCAAAGCTTCGATGCCTGCCGCCTTCCATTGA